The Amycolatopsis sp. 195334CR genome window below encodes:
- a CDS encoding C40 family peptidase — protein sequence MKIGVLVGVLVTVLFAAVVTAGTVAVVVDNQQEQQALGVVNLSCDAAIGPSQPGQQGKGAADAANLKDEQLQIVTLIITIGKQRQLSPRAWQIAIQAGMTESGLRNLNYGDRDSLGIFQMRPSMGWGTVAQVTDPPYQVNKFYDVLLAVKGWETMRPGEAAQAVERSGFPDRYHKWEPMAVHLVENVGEVVDAAGCGEGTGAVLPPSQTAAKAIEFALGEQGKPYVWGATGPNSYDCSGLMLRAYEAAGVTLPRVSRDQYKAGAMLPVEQAQPGDLLFWAYDPSNPKTIHHVAMYLGDGKMVEAQQSGVPVHTRKVSWDEGELVAQAVRPGV from the coding sequence GTGAAGATCGGCGTGCTCGTCGGAGTGCTGGTCACCGTGTTGTTCGCCGCCGTGGTCACCGCGGGCACCGTCGCCGTGGTGGTGGACAACCAGCAGGAGCAGCAGGCGCTCGGCGTGGTCAACCTCAGCTGCGACGCGGCGATCGGCCCGAGCCAGCCGGGGCAGCAGGGCAAGGGCGCGGCGGACGCGGCCAACCTGAAGGACGAGCAGCTGCAGATCGTCACGCTGATCATCACCATCGGCAAGCAGCGGCAGCTGTCGCCGCGCGCGTGGCAGATCGCCATCCAGGCCGGGATGACCGAATCGGGCCTGCGCAACCTGAACTACGGTGACCGCGACTCGCTGGGCATCTTCCAGATGCGGCCGTCGATGGGCTGGGGCACGGTCGCGCAGGTGACTGATCCGCCGTACCAGGTCAACAAGTTCTACGACGTGCTGCTCGCGGTGAAGGGCTGGGAGACGATGCGCCCCGGCGAGGCGGCGCAGGCGGTCGAGCGCTCGGGGTTCCCGGACCGGTACCACAAGTGGGAACCGATGGCCGTGCACCTGGTGGAGAACGTCGGCGAGGTGGTCGACGCCGCGGGCTGCGGTGAGGGCACCGGCGCGGTGCTGCCGCCGAGCCAGACCGCGGCCAAGGCGATCGAATTCGCCTTGGGGGAACAGGGAAAGCCGTACGTGTGGGGGGCGACCGGGCCGAACTCGTACGACTGCTCGGGGCTGATGCTGCGGGCCTACGAGGCGGCCGGCGTCACCCTGCCGAGGGTTTCGCGGGACCAGTACAAGGCGGGCGCGATGCTGCCGGTGGAGCAGGCCCAGCCGGGTGACCTGCTGTTCTGGGCGTACGACCCGTCGAACCCGAAGACCATTCACCACGTGGCGATGTACCTGGGGGATGGGAAGATGGTGGAGGCGCAGCAGAGCGGCGTCCCGGTGCACACCAGGAAGGTCTCCTGGGACGAAGGCGAGCTCGTCGCGCAGGCGGTCCGGCCTGGTGTTTAA
- a CDS encoding chitinase, which produces MRRLFTALSALLPMLALLLVAPGTASAALPKHVLVGYLHASFANGSGYVRMQDVPDEWDIINLAFAEPTSVTSGDLRFSLCPAAECPNVESEAAFTQAIKAKQAQGKKVLISIGGQNGQVQLSTTAARDKFVSSVAAIIDKYGLDGLDIDFEGHSLSLNPGDRTLASPTTPVIVNLISALKSLKARYGAEFVLTMAPETFFVQLGYQFYGSGQWGGADPRAAAYLPVIHAMRDSLTLLHVQDYNSGPIMGLDNQYHTMGVADFHTAMTDMVLAGFPIEGNAANPFPPLRQDQVAFGLPANSYAGNGFTPVAEVHKSLDCLMKAQGCGTYKPRGVYPNLRGLMSWSINWDKFTGQEFSKAHRAKLPR; this is translated from the coding sequence ATGAGACGACTGTTCACGGCGTTGTCGGCGCTGCTGCCGATGCTCGCGCTGCTCTTGGTGGCACCCGGCACGGCTTCGGCCGCGCTCCCGAAGCACGTGCTGGTCGGGTACCTGCACGCCAGCTTCGCCAACGGCTCCGGTTACGTGCGGATGCAGGACGTTCCGGATGAATGGGACATCATCAACCTCGCCTTCGCCGAGCCGACCTCGGTCACCTCGGGTGACCTGCGGTTCTCGCTGTGCCCCGCGGCAGAGTGCCCGAACGTGGAGAGCGAGGCCGCGTTCACCCAGGCGATCAAGGCGAAGCAGGCGCAGGGCAAGAAGGTGCTGATCTCGATCGGCGGACAGAACGGCCAGGTCCAGCTGAGCACCACCGCCGCCCGCGACAAGTTCGTCAGCTCGGTCGCGGCGATCATCGACAAGTACGGCCTCGACGGGCTGGACATCGACTTCGAGGGGCACTCGCTGTCGCTGAACCCCGGCGACCGCACGCTGGCCAGCCCGACCACCCCGGTGATCGTCAACCTGATCTCCGCACTGAAGTCGCTGAAAGCCCGCTACGGCGCGGAGTTCGTGCTGACCATGGCGCCGGAGACGTTCTTCGTGCAGCTGGGGTACCAGTTCTACGGCAGCGGCCAGTGGGGTGGCGCCGATCCGCGCGCGGCGGCGTACCTGCCGGTGATCCACGCGATGCGGGACAGCCTGACGCTGCTGCACGTCCAGGACTACAACTCCGGGCCGATCATGGGGCTGGACAACCAGTACCACACGATGGGCGTGGCGGACTTCCACACCGCGATGACCGACATGGTGCTGGCCGGGTTCCCGATCGAGGGCAACGCGGCGAACCCGTTCCCGCCGCTGCGCCAGGACCAGGTCGCCTTCGGGTTGCCTGCCAACTCCTATGCGGGCAACGGGTTCACCCCGGTGGCCGAGGTGCACAAGTCGCTGGACTGCCTGATGAAGGCGCAGGGCTGCGGCACGTACAAGCCGCGCGGCGTGTACCCGAACCTGCGCGGGCTGATGTCGTGGTCGATCAACTGGGACAAGTTCACCGGCCAGGAGTTCTCGAAGGCGCACCGGGCGAAGCTGCCCCGGTGA
- a CDS encoding RNB domain-containing ribonuclease, with the protein MLGTHPAGGDFGRLRTEFALPGGFGADVLAEAEAAVMDPLQLDGDREDATGLPLVTIDPPGSKDLDQALLVERRPRGFRVHYAIADLAAFVAPGGPIDREARRRGQTLYLPDGNVPLHPPVLSEDAASLLPGETRRAVLWTIDTDADGEPLSVHVRRALVRSTEQFDYETVQAAADAGRVHPSIEALPVLGRLRRELAVHRGALELQLPEQEVSADEEGNWRLTRRPRTDVDAWNAEISLLTGMSAARIMIDAGVGVLRTLPKAEPDAVSWLRRSARALGIDWPAEAGVAELLSTLDPRQPESLALYADTTRLLRGAGYTAFDGTAPEVSTHAGIGGPYAHVTAPIRRLVDRFATEICLAVTADRPVPDWVREALGRVPELMSASDTLAARVERACVDQVEAWILADRIGDTFGAVVLRAEETRAEVLLEEPPVLAKSSGEGFTEGARVTIRLTSVDVDKRKVSFERV; encoded by the coding sequence GTGCTAGGCACGCACCCGGCCGGTGGTGACTTCGGCCGGCTGCGCACCGAGTTCGCGCTGCCCGGCGGGTTCGGCGCCGACGTGCTGGCCGAGGCCGAAGCCGCGGTGATGGACCCGCTGCAGCTCGACGGCGACCGCGAGGACGCCACCGGCCTGCCGCTGGTCACCATCGACCCGCCCGGGTCGAAGGACCTCGACCAGGCGCTGCTGGTCGAACGCCGTCCCCGCGGCTTCCGCGTGCACTACGCCATCGCCGACCTGGCCGCCTTCGTCGCGCCCGGCGGCCCGATCGACCGCGAGGCCCGCCGCCGCGGCCAGACCCTGTACCTGCCCGACGGCAACGTGCCGCTGCACCCGCCCGTGCTCTCCGAGGACGCGGCGAGCCTGCTGCCTGGCGAAACCCGCCGCGCGGTGCTCTGGACGATCGACACCGACGCCGACGGCGAGCCGCTCTCGGTCCACGTGCGCCGCGCGCTGGTCCGGTCCACCGAGCAGTTCGACTACGAGACCGTCCAGGCCGCCGCCGACGCGGGCCGCGTGCACCCGTCCATCGAGGCCCTCCCCGTGCTCGGCCGCCTCCGCCGCGAGCTGGCCGTGCACCGCGGCGCGCTGGAACTCCAGCTCCCCGAGCAGGAGGTCAGCGCCGACGAGGAGGGGAACTGGCGGCTGACTCGCCGCCCCCGCACCGACGTCGACGCGTGGAACGCCGAGATCTCCCTGCTCACCGGCATGAGCGCGGCGCGGATCATGATCGACGCCGGCGTCGGCGTCCTCCGCACGCTGCCCAAGGCCGAGCCGGACGCGGTGAGCTGGCTGCGCCGCTCGGCCCGCGCGCTGGGCATCGACTGGCCCGCCGAGGCCGGGGTCGCCGAACTGCTGTCCACTCTGGACCCCCGGCAGCCGGAGTCGCTGGCGCTCTACGCCGACACCACGCGCCTGCTGCGCGGCGCCGGGTACACCGCCTTCGACGGCACCGCGCCCGAGGTCAGCACCCATGCGGGCATCGGCGGCCCGTACGCGCACGTCACCGCGCCGATCCGGCGGCTGGTGGACCGGTTCGCCACCGAGATCTGCCTCGCGGTGACCGCGGACCGCCCGGTGCCGGATTGGGTGCGTGAGGCGCTGGGCCGGGTGCCCGAGCTGATGAGCGCGTCGGACACGCTGGCGGCCAGGGTCGAACGCGCCTGCGTGGACCAGGTCGAGGCGTGGATACTGGCCGACCGCATCGGCGACACCTTCGGCGCGGTGGTGCTGCGTGCCGAGGAGACCAGGGCCGAGGTGCTGCTGGAGGAGCCGCCGGTGCTCGCCAAGAGCAGCGGCGAGGGCTTCACCGAGGGCGCGCGGGTGACCATCCGGCTGACCTCGGTGGACGTGGACAAGCGCAAGGTGAGCTTCGAGCGGGTGTGA
- a CDS encoding magnesium transporter yields the protein MITVLVLLAAAGAWHHLRRRKRREPSPVRRKRAAMLMVVAILGVQAVVTAPQALAAECGAAPNPERPGSGMVGALDPAFETRGMADSPYDQYSYAGMVWNVFETNCGPMAGLTDPNSTIDTWGGNQLFNMGKNIVGATNSLHYTVMEGGLLTPLYNAVKTGAEKIYGNIYAQLFGLAALLLAIMMFRNIWRGDLATVSKRALFALGGIWLAASSLALLRYFDPIDQAIVQTTTNIQAGFVDDTENTVVRHVLPTNLHNQVVYNNWLRGEFGAADSVQAEQFGRKLLDAQAFTRDQLRSGADADQAVVDAKKGEFKNISTQLGPATGYFTGEDGSRTGAGFLAFLQSLVYSLFQLFAKAAVLLAQVLVRLFTLTAPLIGLVAILHHDILRRVAKVLGAVAFNLIVLSVLAGVHALLLQAIFDAGNSLSMLVQMAMAGLVTILLFLVGRPGRRLWQMVEMSVSMVGSAVPTPRGGLFSRFRKHSNEPSPQDEFWQNVRDTDETTGTEQRGPIGATAGGGRFRPEATVFATSQRLDNTSLGNRPAAAWSGAIPGALPGNGHAELPPGSNGMPVFGGFLPGGNLPGNQLPQPASRRVDTSPVFDRGWDRGDDPEPVVIPSRMTSANGTQPEAAFAPPVAVPSTPSAAAMPAPRQPRRVDPELVGGRPVHVIYRPSRGLEVREDLRDTDRAVRG from the coding sequence ATGATCACCGTTCTCGTGCTCCTGGCGGCGGCCGGGGCCTGGCACCACCTGCGCCGGCGCAAGCGGCGCGAGCCTTCCCCGGTGCGCCGCAAGCGGGCCGCCATGCTGATGGTGGTGGCGATCCTCGGCGTGCAGGCCGTGGTCACCGCTCCGCAGGCACTGGCCGCCGAATGCGGTGCCGCCCCGAACCCGGAACGCCCGGGCTCCGGCATGGTCGGCGCGCTGGACCCGGCGTTCGAGACGCGGGGCATGGCGGACAGCCCGTACGACCAGTACAGCTACGCCGGCATGGTGTGGAACGTCTTCGAGACGAACTGCGGCCCGATGGCCGGCTTGACCGACCCCAACTCGACGATCGACACCTGGGGCGGCAACCAGCTGTTCAACATGGGCAAGAACATCGTCGGGGCCACCAACTCCCTGCACTACACGGTGATGGAGGGCGGCCTGCTCACGCCGCTCTACAACGCCGTCAAGACGGGCGCCGAGAAGATCTACGGCAACATCTACGCCCAGCTGTTCGGTCTTGCCGCACTGCTGCTGGCCATCATGATGTTCCGCAACATCTGGCGCGGGGACCTCGCCACGGTGAGCAAGCGCGCCCTGTTCGCGCTCGGCGGCATCTGGCTCGCCGCTTCCTCGCTGGCCTTGCTCCGGTACTTCGATCCGATCGACCAGGCGATCGTCCAGACGACGACCAACATCCAAGCCGGATTCGTGGACGACACGGAGAACACCGTGGTCCGGCACGTGCTACCGACCAACCTGCACAACCAGGTCGTCTACAACAACTGGCTGCGCGGTGAGTTCGGAGCGGCCGACTCGGTTCAGGCCGAGCAGTTCGGCCGCAAGCTCCTCGACGCTCAAGCCTTCACCCGGGATCAGCTCCGCAGTGGTGCCGACGCCGATCAAGCCGTGGTGGACGCGAAGAAGGGGGAGTTCAAGAACATCTCCACCCAGCTCGGTCCCGCCACGGGCTACTTCACCGGCGAAGACGGCAGCCGCACGGGTGCCGGTTTCCTGGCGTTCCTGCAGAGCTTGGTCTATTCGCTCTTCCAGCTGTTCGCCAAGGCCGCCGTCCTGCTGGCCCAGGTGCTGGTCCGCTTGTTCACGCTGACCGCGCCGTTGATCGGCCTGGTGGCGATCCTGCACCACGACATCCTCCGCCGGGTGGCGAAGGTGCTCGGGGCGGTCGCGTTCAACCTGATCGTGCTGTCCGTGCTGGCCGGCGTGCACGCCCTCCTCCTGCAGGCGATCTTCGACGCGGGCAACTCGCTGTCGATGCTGGTGCAGATGGCGATGGCCGGCCTGGTCACCATCCTGCTGTTCCTGGTCGGCCGCCCCGGGCGGCGACTGTGGCAGATGGTGGAGATGTCGGTGAGCATGGTCGGCTCGGCCGTGCCGACCCCGCGCGGCGGGCTGTTCTCCCGCTTCCGCAAGCACAGCAACGAACCCAGCCCGCAGGACGAGTTCTGGCAGAACGTCCGCGACACCGACGAGACCACCGGCACCGAGCAGCGCGGCCCGATCGGCGCGACCGCCGGCGGTGGCCGCTTCCGCCCGGAGGCGACCGTGTTCGCCACCTCGCAGCGGCTGGACAACACCAGCCTCGGCAACCGCCCGGCCGCGGCCTGGTCCGGCGCCATCCCCGGCGCTCTGCCCGGCAACGGCCACGCCGAACTTCCCCCGGGAAGCAACGGCATGCCGGTGTTCGGCGGCTTCCTGCCGGGCGGCAACCTGCCCGGCAACCAGCTCCCGCAACCGGCCAGCCGCCGGGTGGACACCTCGCCGGTGTTCGACCGGGGCTGGGACCGCGGCGACGACCCGGAGCCGGTGGTGATCCCGTCCAGGATGACCTCGGCCAACGGCACCCAGCCGGAGGCGGCCTTCGCGCCGCCGGTGGCCGTGCCGTCGACGCCGTCGGCCGCCGCCATGCCCGCACCGCGCCAGCCCCGCCGGGTGGACCCGGAACTGGTGGGCGGCAGGCCGGTGCACGTGATCTATCGCCCTTCGCGCGGGCTCGAGGTGCGCGAGGACCTTCGTGACACCGACCGTGCCGTGAGGGGGTGA
- a CDS encoding helical backbone metal receptor yields the protein MTDDLGEDVPLTGAPDRIVSMVPSLTEAVAVSAPGVLVGVTDYCTHPPGLDLPRIGGSKYPKVDRILDLRPDLVLANAEESRPEDVERLRANGIPVWVMAAAATVPAALGSLRRLLTQGLELDEPDWLVRAEDLWRDTPPVRAKAVVPVWRKPWVVLGRETFGGDVLRRLGVELTYADHEDRYPRPSLDELREQFTSGAADLLVLPDEPYLFTDEDGPEAFPGVPYVLVSGRFLTWYGPSLVEAHTATAAALSARLPALP from the coding sequence ATGACCGATGACCTCGGCGAGGACGTGCCGCTGACCGGTGCGCCGGACCGGATCGTCTCGATGGTGCCGTCGCTGACCGAGGCGGTGGCGGTGAGCGCACCGGGCGTGCTGGTCGGCGTCACCGACTACTGCACGCACCCGCCGGGGCTGGACCTGCCGCGCATCGGCGGCTCGAAGTACCCGAAGGTGGACCGGATCCTCGACCTGCGCCCGGACCTGGTGCTGGCCAACGCCGAGGAGAGCCGCCCGGAGGATGTGGAACGCTTGCGCGCCAACGGGATTCCGGTGTGGGTGATGGCCGCCGCGGCGACCGTGCCCGCCGCGCTCGGCTCGTTGCGCCGCCTGCTCACCCAGGGCCTCGAACTCGACGAGCCGGACTGGCTGGTGCGCGCCGAGGACCTGTGGCGCGACACCCCGCCGGTGCGCGCCAAGGCGGTCGTGCCGGTGTGGCGCAAGCCGTGGGTGGTGCTCGGCCGCGAGACCTTCGGCGGTGACGTGCTGCGCCGCCTCGGCGTGGAGCTGACCTACGCGGACCACGAGGACCGCTACCCGCGCCCGTCGCTGGACGAGCTGCGCGAGCAGTTCACGAGCGGCGCGGCGGACCTGCTGGTGCTGCCCGACGAGCCCTACCTGTTCACCGACGAGGACGGGCCGGAGGCCTTTCCCGGAGTGCCGTACGTGCTGGTCTCCGGGCGGTTCCTGACCTGGTACGGCCCGTCGCTCGTCGAGGCGCACACGGCTACAGCGGCAGCCCTGTCAGCACGGTTACCCGCTCTTCCGTGA